One Nicotiana tomentosiformis chromosome 4, ASM39032v3, whole genome shotgun sequence genomic window carries:
- the LOC138910694 gene encoding peroxidase 40-like, with amino-acid sequence MASFYLASFCIMVLSFSVTFASGNSVPNKSKETCINDATIVLSFGLYQNSCPEAEPIIYSWVERTVSQDPRMAASLLRLHFHDCFVNASTIFLFPFYLNTVVYFMLNNTPYVKAFQGCDASVLLDDTPNFTGEKTAAPNLNSLRGFEVIDSIKADLELACPQTVSCADILAIAARDSVVLSGGWGWEVQMGRKDSLTASRKAANNNIPGPNSNVATLVSNFQNLGFSLQDMVTLSGAHTIGRARCSTFSSRLNGGSNSDMNLDFLQSLQQLCSVSDTNTTLANLDDMTPSTFDNQYYVNLLSGKGLLVSDQVLATGDDNTREIVQTYVDDPSAFFEDFKNSMLKMGSLAPLPGD; translated from the exons atggcTTCCTTCTACTTAGCTTCTTTCTGCATAATGGTACTGAGTTTTTCGGTAACATTTGCTAGTGGAAATAGTGTTCCCAACAAGTCCAAGGAAACATGCATTAATGATGCAACCATCGTGTTAAGTTTTGGTTTGTACCAAAACAGCTGCCCAGAAGCTGAACCTATCATATATTCATGGGTGGAAAGAACAGTGTCTCAAGACCCCAGAATGGCTGCTTCTTTGCTTCGTCTTCATTTCCACGACTGCTTCGTTAATGCAAGTacaatttttctttttcctttttatttgaaTACAGTAGtatattttatgttaaataatacTCCATATGTAAAAGCATTTCAGGGATGTGATGCATCAGTATTGCTGGATGATACCCCTAATTTTACTGGAGAGAAAACAGCTGCCCCAAACTTGAACTCATTGAGGGGTTTTGAAGTGATTGATTCCATCAAAGCTGATTTAGAACTGGCTTGTCCCCAGACTGTATCTTGTGCTGATATTCTTGCTATTGCTGCTAGAGATTCTGTTGTTCTG TCAGGAGGTTGGGGATGGGAAGTGCAAATGGGAAGAAAGGATAGTTTAACAGCTAGCAGAAAAGCAGCAAATAACAACATTCCTGGACCAAACTCTAATGTTGCCACCCTTGTTTCCAACTTTCAAAACCTTGGTTTTTCTCTTCAAGATATGGTCACTCTCTCTG GTGCACATACAATTGGAAGGGCTAGATGTTCAACATTTAGTTCCAGGCTAAATGGGGGTAGCAATTCAGACATGAACTTGGATTTCTTGCAGTCACTGCAACAACTGTGCTCAGTTTCTGATACAAACACAACACTAGCAAATCTTGATGACATGACACCATCAACGTTCGACAATCAGTACTACGTTAACCTTCTATCGGGAAAAGGGTTGCTTGTTTCAGACCAGGTCTTAGCAACTGGGGATGACAATACTAGAGAAATAGTGCAAACTTATGTGGATGATCCATCTGCTTTTTTTGAGGATTTTAAAAACTCCATGCTCAAAATGGGAAGCTTGGCACCATTGCCAGGAGATTAG